One part of the Bacillus rossius redtenbacheri isolate Brsri chromosome 18, Brsri_v3, whole genome shotgun sequence genome encodes these proteins:
- the LOC134541377 gene encoding testis-specific H1 histone-like has product MALYDRRHVCTHAGTCARTQARVHARRHVCTHAGTHVCLQARTCACMHARVHARVQARTHTRVQALTHVCTQACMHVCMQASMHARVYAGTHVCLQARTQARTYVCKHVCTQARTWARRPARVHSGTCARTHVCTHARTRARTHVCTRVHTHARTRARTHVCTHAHTHVCTQACTNVYTCAGTLARMFARTCARTHVCTQAGTHASVHACTHAGVHARVHARRCACTQVCTRARTQVCTRARTQVCTRARTHVCMQAHTCTHAGTHVCTQAGTHVCTQAGTHVCTQAGMYMQE; this is encoded by the exons ATGGCCCTCTACGACC GCAGGCACGTGTGCACGCACGCAGGCACGTGTGCACGCACGCAGGCACGTGTGCACGCACGCAGGCACGTGTGCACGCACGCAG GCACGCACGTGTGCCTGCAGGCACGCACGTGTGCCTGCATGCACGCACGTGTGCACGCACGTGTGCaggcacgcacgcacacacgtgTGCAGGCACTCACGCACGTGTGCACGCAG GCATGCATGCACGTGTGCATGCAGGCAAGCATGCACGCACGTGTGTACGCAGGTACGCACGTGTGCCTGCAG GCACGCACGCAGGCACGCACGTACGTGTGCAAGCACGTGTGCACGCAGGCACGCACATGGGCACGCAG GCCCGCACGCGTGCACTCAGGCACGTGTGCACGCACGCACGTGTGCACGCACGCCCGCACGCGTGCACGCACGCACGTGTGCACGCGCGTGCACACGCACGCCCGCACGCGTGCACGCACGCACGTGTGCACGCACGCAC ACACGCACGTGTGCACGCAGGCATGCACGAACGTGTACACGTGTGCAGGCACGCTGGCACGTATGTTCGCACGCACGTGTGCACGCACGCACGTGTGCACGCAGGCAGGCACGCACGCAA GTGTGCACGCGTGCACGCACGCAGGTGTGCATGCACGCGTGCACGCACGCAGGTGTGCATGCACGCAGGTGTGCACGCGTGCACGCACGCAGGTGTGCACGCGTGCACGCACGCAGGTGTGCACGCGTGCACGCACGCACGTGTGCATGCAGGCACACACGTGCACGCAT GCAGGCACGCACGTGTGCACGCAGGCAGGCACGCACGTGTGCACGCAGGCAGGCACGCACGTGTGCACGCAGGCAG GCATGTACATGCAGGAATGA
- the LOC134541137 gene encoding serine palmitoyltransferase 2, translating into MASNGVVKRKHLNGKSTSNGEKHSESIVAANNEGINDGNVLKHEAKKRRSKESFEPVPLYTAVMTYLGFYLLMFLGYFNQLFFTPKVAKERNREGYVPLYDKFESFYLRYVYRRVKDCWNRPICSVPGAEVVLKDRITRDYGWTFEFTGTQTKCLNLGSYNYLGFAEKTGKCADSAIEAIHEYGLAMCSPVHEIGVHKLIAELERTTARFLGVEDAVVFGMGFATNALNLPSFLSKGCLVLSDEKNHASLILGLRLSGATIRVFKHNNMECLEDLLRRAVLYGQPATRRPWEKILIVVEGVYSMEGSIVNLPEVIALKKKYKAYLYLDEAHSIGAMGGRGRGVTDYYRCDVGDVDILMGTFTKSFGSAGGYIAGSKRLVNFLRVNSHAACYASSMSPPIAQQIITSMKMIMGEDGGIDGQKRVLQLARNTRYFRRRLKQMGVITYGNEDSPVVPLLVYMFSKIGAVVRTLTSKNIATVGVGFPATPLMEGRIRFCLSAAHTKEQLEKALNVIEEIADTLGLRYSQQPREEGPIVYGAEDEVE; encoded by the exons gaCGGAAATGTTCTTAAACATGAGGCAAAGAAGCGGAGGTCGAAAGAATCTTTTGAGCCTGTGCCGCTGTACACGGCGGTGATGACGTATCTGGGGTTCTACCTCCTCATGTTCCTGGGCTACTTCAACCAGCTGTTCTTCACACCGAAAGTAGCCAAGGAGAGGAACAGAGAG GGTTACGTACCTTTGTACGACAAGTTCGAAAGCTTCTACCTGAGGTACGTGTACAGGCGGGTCAAGGACTGCTGGAACAGGCCGATATGCAGCGTGCCGGGAGCAGAGGTGGTGCTGAAAGACCGCATCACCCGCGACTACGGCTGGACTTTCGA GTTCACAGGCACACAAACAAAATGTTTGAACCTGGGCTCTTACAACTACTTGGGCTTTGCGGAAAAAACTGGTAAATGTGCCGATTCTGCGATAGAGGCTATACATGAATACGGCCTGGCCATGTGTAGTCCGGTCCACGAGATAG GAGTGCACAAGCTCATAGCGGAGCTGGAGAGGACGACGGCGCGGTTCCTGGGCGTGGAGGACGCCGTCGTCTTCGGGATGGGGTTCGCGACCAACGCCCTCAACCTGCCCAGCTTCCTGTCCAAGGGCTGCCTGGTGCTCAGCGACGAGAAGAACCACGCCTCGCTCATCCTCGGCCTGCGTCTGTCCGGGGCGACCATCCGGGTGTTCAAGCACAACA ACATGGAGTGCCTGGAGGATCTGCTCCGCCGGGCGGTGTTGTACGGCCAGCCGGCCACGCGGCGGCCCTGGGAGAAGATCCTCATCGTCGTGGAGGGGGTGTACAGCATGGAGGGCTCCATCGTCAACCTGCCGGAGGTCATCGCCCTCAAGAAGAAGTACAAG GCGTACCTGTACCTGGACGAGGCCCACAGCATCGGGGCGATGGGGGGCAGAGGCCGCGGGGTCACCGACTACTACCGCTGCGACGTCGGCGACGTAGACATCCTCATGGGGACCTTCACCAAGAGCTTTGGGTCGGCCGGGGGCTACATCGCCGGCTCCAAG CGCCTTGTAAACTTTCTCCGCGTCAACAGCCACGCTGCCTGCTACGCGTCGTCCATGTCTCCGCCAATCGCACAGCAGATTATCACGTCCATGAAAATGATAATGGGGGAAGATGGTGGTATTGATG GTCAGAAACGCGTTCTGCAACTGGCCAGGAACACGAGATACTTCAGGCGGCGCTTGAAGCAGATGGGGGTCATCACCTACGGGAACGAGGACTCGCCTGTGGTTCCGTTGTTGGTGTACATGTTCTCGAAAATAGG TGCGGTCGTGCGAACCCTCACTTCGAAGAACATCGCGACGGTGGGGGTGGGTTTCCCCGCCACCCCCCTCATGGAGGGGCGCATACGGTTCTGTCTCTCCGCCGCACACACCAAGGAACAGCTCGAGAAG gcacTCAATGTCATAGAAGAAATAGCAGACACGCTGGGTTTGCGGTACTCTCAACAACCGCGCGAAGAGGGGCCCATCGTGTACGGAGCAGAGGACGAAGTGGAGTAA